The following proteins come from a genomic window of Pseudomonas sp. WJP1:
- a CDS encoding efflux RND transporter permease subunit encodes MGFNLSAWALRNRQIVLFLMLLLAIVGALSYTKLGQSEDPPFTFKAMVIRTNWPGATAQEVSRQVTERIEKKLMETGEYERIVSFSRPGESQVTFIARDSMHSVDIPELWYQVRKKVSDIRHTLPPGIQGPFFNDEFGTTFGNIYALTGEGFDYAVLKDYADRIQIQLQRVKDVGKVDLLGLQDEKIWIELSNVKLATLGLPLAAVQQALEEQNAVSTAGFFETTSERLQLRVSGNFQTVDEIKNFPIRVGDRTFRISDVADVRRGFNDPPAPRMRFMGEDAIGLAVAMKDGGDILVLGKALEIEFARIQKNLPAGMQLRKVSDQPAAVKTGVGEFVQVLVEALAIVLLVSFFSLGVRTGMVVALAIPLVLAMTFACMYYLGIGLHKISLGALVLALGLLVDDAIIAVEMMAIKMEQGFDRIKAASYAWTSTAFPMLTGTLITAAGFLPIATAQSGTGEYTRSIFEVVTIALLASWVAAVLFVPYLGEKLLPDLAKIHAAKHGADQPDPYGTPFYQRVRRLVEWCVRWRKTVITATVVLFIASIVLFRFVPQQFFPASGRLELMVDLKLAEGASLSNTAEEVKRLEALLKDKAGIDNYVAYVGTGSPRFYLPLDQQLPAASFAQFVVLAKTIEERESLRTWLITTLNEQFPALRSRVTRLENGPPVGYPVQFRVTGEHIEEVRALARKVAAKVRENPHVVNVHLDWEEPSKVVYLNIDQDRARALGVSTANLSKFLQSSLTGSSVSQYREDNELIEILLRGTLHERTELSLLPSLAVPTDNGRSVALSQIATLEYGFEEGVIWHRNRLPNVTVRADIYGKEQPATLVQQIMPTLDPIRAELPDGYLLDVGGTVEDSARGQNSVKAGVPLFIVVVLTLLMLQLRSFSRTVMVFLTAPLGLIGVTLFLMVFRQPFGFVAMLGTIALSGMIMRNSVILVDQIEQDIAAGLKPWQAIIEATVRRFRPIVLTALAAVLAMIPLSRSVFFGPMAVAIMGGLIVATALTLLFLPALYAAWFRVKKESA; translated from the coding sequence ATGGGTTTCAATCTTTCCGCCTGGGCGCTGCGCAATCGCCAGATCGTCTTGTTCCTGATGCTCTTGCTGGCGATCGTCGGCGCTCTGTCCTACACCAAGCTGGGGCAAAGCGAGGACCCGCCGTTTACCTTCAAGGCCATGGTGATCCGTACCAACTGGCCAGGGGCGACCGCACAGGAAGTCTCGCGCCAGGTCACCGAACGCATTGAAAAGAAGCTGATGGAAACCGGCGAGTACGAGCGCATCGTGTCGTTCTCCCGCCCGGGTGAATCCCAGGTGACGTTCATCGCCCGTGACTCCATGCACTCGGTGGATATACCGGAGCTCTGGTATCAGGTGCGCAAGAAGGTCAGCGACATCCGCCACACTTTGCCGCCGGGTATTCAGGGGCCGTTTTTCAACGATGAATTCGGTACCACCTTCGGCAACATCTACGCGCTGACCGGCGAGGGTTTCGACTACGCCGTGCTCAAGGACTACGCCGACCGCATCCAGATCCAGCTGCAGCGGGTCAAGGATGTGGGCAAGGTCGACTTGCTCGGCTTACAGGACGAAAAGATCTGGATCGAACTGTCCAACGTAAAGCTCGCCACCCTCGGATTGCCGTTGGCGGCGGTGCAGCAAGCCCTGGAAGAACAGAATGCGGTGTCCACCGCCGGCTTCTTCGAAACCACCAGTGAGCGATTGCAGCTACGGGTCTCGGGGAATTTTCAGACGGTCGATGAGATCAAGAACTTCCCGATCCGCGTCGGCGATCGTACGTTCCGCATCTCCGATGTCGCCGACGTGCGCCGCGGTTTCAACGATCCACCGGCACCGCGCATGCGTTTCATGGGTGAAGACGCCATCGGCCTGGCCGTGGCCATGAAGGACGGTGGTGACATTCTAGTGCTGGGCAAGGCCCTGGAAATCGAGTTTGCCCGCATCCAGAAGAATCTCCCGGCCGGCATGCAGCTGCGCAAGGTCTCCGACCAGCCGGCCGCGGTGAAAACCGGGGTTGGCGAGTTCGTCCAGGTGTTGGTCGAAGCGCTGGCCATCGTGCTGTTGGTGAGTTTTTTCTCCCTCGGCGTGCGCACCGGCATGGTGGTGGCCCTGGCCATTCCGCTGGTGCTGGCGATGACCTTCGCCTGCATGTATTACCTGGGGATTGGCCTGCACAAGATCTCCCTCGGCGCCCTGGTGCTGGCGCTGGGCTTGCTGGTGGACGACGCCATCATCGCCGTGGAAATGATGGCGATCAAAATGGAGCAGGGCTTCGACCGTATCAAGGCGGCGAGCTATGCCTGGACCAGCACCGCCTTCCCGATGCTCACCGGCACGCTGATCACCGCCGCCGGTTTCCTGCCGATCGCTACCGCGCAATCGGGCACCGGTGAATACACCCGTTCGATCTTCGAAGTGGTGACTATTGCCCTGCTGGCGTCCTGGGTGGCGGCGGTGCTCTTCGTGCCTTACCTGGGGGAAAAACTCCTGCCGGACCTGGCGAAGATTCACGCGGCCAAACACGGCGCGGATCAACCCGACCCTTATGGCACGCCGTTTTACCAGCGCGTCAGGCGTCTGGTGGAGTGGTGTGTGCGCTGGCGTAAAACCGTGATCACGGCAACGGTGGTGCTGTTCATTGCTTCCATCGTGCTGTTCCGTTTTGTGCCCCAGCAATTTTTCCCGGCGTCGGGCCGGCTGGAGTTGATGGTCGACCTGAAGCTGGCCGAAGGCGCGTCCCTGAGCAATACGGCCGAGGAGGTCAAGCGCCTCGAAGCGTTGCTCAAGGACAAGGCCGGGATCGACAACTACGTGGCCTACGTCGGCACCGGCTCGCCACGTTTTTACCTGCCCCTGGATCAACAATTGCCGGCGGCGAGCTTCGCCCAGTTCGTCGTCCTGGCGAAAACCATCGAAGAGCGCGAATCCCTGCGCACCTGGTTGATCACCACCCTCAACGAACAATTCCCGGCGTTGCGCTCGCGGGTCACACGCCTGGAAAACGGCCCGCCGGTTGGCTATCCGGTGCAGTTCCGGGTCACCGGCGAGCACATCGAGGAGGTCCGCGCACTGGCCCGCAAAGTCGCGGCCAAGGTGCGCGAAAACCCCCATGTGGTCAACGTCCACCTGGATTGGGAAGAACCGAGCAAAGTGGTGTACTTGAACATCGACCAAGACCGTGCACGGGCACTGGGGGTGAGCACGGCGAACCTGTCGAAGTTTTTGCAGAGCTCGCTGACCGGTTCCAGCGTCAGCCAGTACCGCGAAGACAACGAGTTGATCGAGATCCTGTTGCGCGGCACCTTGCATGAGCGCACCGAGCTGTCGTTGCTGCCAAGCCTGGCGGTGCCGACCGACAACGGTCGCAGCGTCGCCCTGTCGCAGATCGCGACCCTGGAATACGGCTTTGAAGAAGGCGTGATCTGGCACCGCAATCGCCTGCCCAACGTGACGGTTCGCGCCGACATCTATGGCAAGGAACAACCGGCAACCCTGGTGCAGCAGATCATGCCGACCCTTGATCCGATCCGCGCTGAACTGCCTGACGGCTATTTGCTGGATGTCGGCGGTACGGTCGAGGATTCGGCGCGCGGGCAGAACTCGGTGAAGGCGGGGGTGCCGTTGTTCATCGTGGTGGTGTTGACGTTGCTGATGCTGCAGTTGCGCAGTTTCTCGCGCACGGTGATGGTGTTTCTGACGGCGCCTTTGGGGTTGATCGGGGTGACGCTGTTTCTGATGGTCTTCCGCCAGCCATTTGGCTTTGTCGCCATGCTCGGGACCATCGCGTTGTCGGGCATGATCATGCGCAACTCGGTGATCCTGGTGGATCAGATCGAGCAGGATATCGCCGCTGGGCTCAAGCCATGGCAAGCGATCATCGAAGCCACGGTCCGCCGCTTCCGGCCGATTGTGTTGACGGCGCTGGCGGCGGTGCTGGCGATGATTCCGTTGTCGCGCAGCGTGTTTTTCGGGCCGATGGCGGTGGCGATCATGGGGGGGTTGATTGTGGCGACGGCGTTGACGCTGTTGTTCCTGCCTGCGCTGTATGCGGCTTGGTTCCGGGTCAAGAAAGAGTCGGCCTGA